In Melospiza melodia melodia isolate bMelMel2 unplaced genomic scaffold, bMelMel2.pri scaffold_47, whole genome shotgun sequence, one genomic interval encodes:
- the LOC134413651 gene encoding olfactory receptor 14A16-like — translation MSNSSYIRQFLLLALADTRQLQLLHFCLLLGISLAALLGNGLIISTVACSHHLHTPMFFFLLNLALSDLGCICTTVPKAMHNSLWHTRSISYSGCAVQVFFFLFFISAEFYLLTFMCYDRYVSICKPLHYGTLLGSRACAHMAAAAWASAFLTALMHTANTFSLPLCHGNALGQFFCEIPQILKLSCSHSIIRELGLIAVSSCLALCYFVFIVFSYVQIFRAVLRIPTEQGRHKAFSTCLPHLAVVYLSVSTGIFSYLKPPPMSTPSLDLTLSVLCSVVPPALNPLIYSLRNQELKAAVWRLMTG, via the coding sequence ATGTCTAACAGCAGCTACATCAGGCAATTCCttttgctggcattggcagacacgcggcagctgcagctcctgcacttctgcctcttgctgggcatctccctggctgccctcctgggcaacggcctcatcatcagcaccgtagcctgcagccaccacctgcacacgcccatgttcttcttcctgctcaacctggccctcagtgacctgggctgcatctgcaccactgtccccaaagccatgcacaattctctcTGGCACACCAGaagcatctcctactcaggatgtgctgtacaggtctttttctttctgtttttcatcTCAGCGGAATTTTATCTCCTGACATTCATGTGCTACGACCgatacgtgtccatctgcaaacccctgcactatggaaccctcctgggcagcagagcttgcgcccacatggcagcagctgcctgggccagtgcctttctcactgctctcatgcacacagccaatacattttccctgcccctgtgccatggcaatgccctgggacagttcttctgtgaaatcccacagatcctcaagctctcttgctcacaCTCAATcatcagggaacttgggctcattgcagttagttcctgtttagcactttgctattttgtgttcattgttttctcttatgtgcagatcttcagggctgtgctgaggatccccactgagcagggacggcacaaagccttttccacctgcctccctcacctggctgtggtctacCTGTCcgtcagcactggcatattttccTACCTGAAACCTCCCCCCATGtccaccccatccctggatctgacctTGTCAGTTCTTtgctcggtggtgcctccagccctgaaccccctcatctacagcctgaggaaccaggagctcaaggctgcagtgtggagactgatgactgga